One Littorina saxatilis isolate snail1 linkage group LG10, US_GU_Lsax_2.0, whole genome shotgun sequence DNA window includes the following coding sequences:
- the LOC138978423 gene encoding uncharacterized protein, producing the protein MMHAKSFLSDVTSTLFSVTSKTVTRTTSALAVTTPVATTTQNKPTTTAASLSQLLSAPLNTSQAPTTTSTLPSSLLSMSSLAKSTAPSSSLPASGLGTAAGFAGSISGLVQSSGGSATSGLVSSKPICSTGGSFDGPTLLSANNPGAASVMAGMNAAAALASLSGLAAVTTTLLSSVPTLATGPAMTAASQSSAAPAPPEYTFKPVFGATASPPPYSQDATKSQPSSGAAFTSGGMQPQNASTIARPQPSSTGAFTSGGIQPQNASSIANPVPSLSGGFNFGSSASLQASGMPSTTTASTSLNFGAGGTAPASSTAGGGFGFGLAAGTTSSAPSAPQASTGFNFGATAPNQSTQGGGGGNTGFNFGAAAASKPSTQSSSGGNTGFGFGGSNLPASTTAGFSFGQSTQQTSLSMGQGGQQNTAASFGQNTQLSTSFGAPNNTPNNFQPKNLFGTPKAEETRGTASTAPSGDFGGFGAAPTQSAASPFGQSAPGTTAANTGFSFGAKTAPSGGSGFSFGQASTGTAGGFGANAATTVTNNPGLSFGNAANTTASAAGAFSFIQKQTAAATGLSFGQAQQSATTAPNAAFNFGQASGTTAPGGTLGFGATATTANPGFGFGGPPAASTAPSAAFNFGAATAMTAPSGGAFSFGGGGGATNTGSVFGQTKPQEMSQPASFGSTGANTGFSFGGAQPQQPSAAPAFGAQQQPPPAYGATHQQSAPGFGGGFGNSSAAPAPGFNFAASSTPAKPAPAFGSSTPQPGPPAFGSSTPVPAFGANHSNSNTPVFGATANQNSSAASTTGFNFGAGQSQKGFSFSAAANPAPNAAGSFQFGQSSGGGGTGGFNFTTSVSSPAQFNFGAGGGPGTAPNMFIPGASSTAPKPRAAAAVRARRRGAKK; encoded by the exons ATGATGCATGCAAAATCTTTTCTTTCAGATGTGACCTCCACGCTGTTTTCAGTCACATCAAAGACAGTGACAAGAACGACATCAGCATTGGCTGTGACAACACCTGTGGCTACCACAACGCAAAACAAACCAACCACCACTGCGGCCTCCCTCAGTCAACTTCTTTCTGCACCACTCAACACTTCTCAAGCCccaaccaccacctccaccctcccctcctccctgCTCTCCATGTCATCGCTCGCCAAATCCACAGCACCGTCTTCATCTTTACCTGCATCCGGTCTCGGCACTGCAGCAGGATTTGCAGGCAGTATCTCAGGTCTTGTGCAGTCATCAGGAGGTAGTGCGACTTCGGGTCTCGTTAGCAGCAAACCCATCTGCTCCACAGGTGGTAGCTTTGATGGTCCTACATTATTATCAGCAAATAACCCCGGGGCAGCTTCTGTGATGGCAGGTATGAATGCCGCAGCTGCACTGGCCTCATTGTCAGGCCTAGCAGCGGTAACAACGACACTGCTATCGTCAGTACCTACACTAGCGACGGGCCCTGCCATGACGGCAGCGTCTCAGTCATCAGCAGCTCCTGCTCCACCTGAGTACACTTTCAAGCCTGTCTTTGGAGCTACTGCCTCCCCTCCACCTTACTCTCAAGATGCGACCAAATCCCAGCCTTCTTCTGGAGCTGCATTTACTTCAGGAGGTATGCAGCCTCAAAACGCCAGCACAATTGCCAGACCCCAGCCTTCTTCTACGGGTGCATTTACTTCAGGAGGCATTCAGCCTCAAAACGCAAGCTCGATTGCCAACCCTGTGCCGTCACTTTCGGGTGGTTTTAACTTTGGCTCTTCTGCTTCCTTGCAAGCTTCTGGGATGCCTTCCACTACAACTGCATCAACTTCTTTGAACTTCGGAGCTGGAGGAACAGCACCAGCATCATCAACAGCTGGTGGAGGGTTCGGTTTTGGTCTGGCTGCAGGTACCACATCCTCTGCCCCATCAGCCCCACAGGCCTCTACAGGATTCAACTTTGGAGCGACTGCACCAAACCAATCCACGCAAGGTGGTGGTGGAGGGAACACGGGATTCAACTTTGGAGCAGCAGCAGCGTCAAAGCCATCCACACAGAGTAGTAGTGGGGGGAACACAGGATTCGGCTTTGGAGGGAGCAATCTGCCTGCGTCCACCACAGCGGGATTCTCGTTTGGCCAGTCCACTCAGCAGACATCTTTGTCCATGGGTCAAGGGGGTCAACAGAACACTGCAGCTTCCTTCGGCCAGAATACTCAGCTGTCCACGTCCTTTGGGGCTCCTAATAACACGCCAAACAATTTCCAGCCTAAAAATCTCTTTGGAACACCAAAAGCTGAGGAAACCCGAGGAACAGCATCTACAGCACCATCAGGAGACTTTGGAGGGTTTGGTGCGGCTCCTACGCAGTCTGCTGCGTCACCTTTTGGACAGAGCGCGCCTGGAACAACAGCTGCAAATACAGGATTTTCTTTTGGGGCTAAAACAGCTCCTTCTGGAGGTAGTGGCTTTTCCTTCGGTCAAGCGTCCACAGGCACCGCGGGAGGTTTTGGTGCTAACGCTGCTACAACTGTGACAAACAATCCAGGCTTAAGTTTTGGAAATGCGGCGAACACGACGGCAAGCGCTGCAGGAGCATTCTCGTTTATACAGAAGCAGACTGCGGCAGCCACTGGATTATCTTTTGGGCAGGCTCAGCAGTCAGCCACAACAGCGCCAAATGCAGCGTTCAACTTTGGCCAGGCTTCAGGAACTACTGCACCCGGTGGTACTCTCGGGTTTGGAGCCACTGCAACAACAGCTAACCCTGGGTTCGGGTTTGGAGGTCCTCCTGCTGCCAGCACTGCGCCTTCAGCCGCCTTCAATTTTGGAGCTGCTACCGCCATGACTGCCCCGTCAGGGGGTGCCTTTtcttttggaggaggagggggagctACGAACACAGGAAGCGTTTTTGGTCAGACAAAACCTCAAGAGATGAGTCAGCCAGCATCTTTTGGCAGCACTGGAGCTAACACAGGCTTCAGTTTTGGTGGAGCACAACCTCAGCAACCTTCTGCGGCACCAGCATTTGGAGCTCAACAGCAACCACCCCCAGCATATGGCGCAACCCACCAACAGTCAGCGCCTGGGTTTGGTGGTGGATTTGGCAACTCTTCTGCCGCCCCAGCTCCTGGCTTCAACTTTGCGGCCTCTTCAACCCCAGCCAAACCAGCACCAGCTTTTGGTTCCAGTACACCCCAACCAGGTCCTCCAGCCTTTGGAAGCTCCACCCCTGTCCCTGCCTTCGGTGCCAATCATTCCAACAGCAACACCCCTGTGTTCGGAGCAACGGCCAATCAGAACAGCTCGGCTGCCAGCACCACTGGGTTTAACTTCGGAGCAGGCCAGTCTCAGAAGGGCTTCTCGTTCAGTGCAGCCGCAAATCCTGCGCCAAATGCGGCTGGTTCGTTCCAGTTTGGACAGTCTAGTGGGGGTGGTGGTACTGGTGGTTTCAACTTCACCACTTCTGTCAGCAGTCCTGCACAGTTTAATTTTG GTGCAGGAGGTGGGCCAGGGACAGCACCCAACATGTTCATACCTGGCGCTAGTAGCACCGCCCCCAAACCTCGAGCAGCAGCGGCTGTCAGAGCACGTCGTCGTGGCGCCAAAAAATAA
- the LOC138978426 gene encoding F-actin-capping protein subunit beta, translating to MTEQQLDCALDLMRRLPPQQIEKNLSDLIDLVPSLCEDLLSSVDQPLKIARDKTIGKDYLLCDYNRDGDSYRSPWSNTYDPPVDDGTMPSERLRRLEVEANGAFDQYREMYFEGGVSSVYLWDLDHGFAGVILIKKAGDGSKRIKGCWDSIHVIEVQEKSSGKSAHYKLTSTVMLWLQTSREGSGTMNLGGSLTRQVEQDASVNDATPHIVNIGRMVEEMENKIRNTLNEIYFGKTRDIVNGLRSMTPMENQIKQEALRNDLVAALSRRPQAQ from the exons ATG acGGAACAACAGCTTGATTGTGCCTTGGATTTAATGAGGCGTCTGCCGCCCCAGCAGATAGAGAAAAACCTCAGTGACCTTATAGATTTG GTACCTAGTCTGTGTGAAGACCTACTGTCTTCAGTTGATCAGCCATTAAAAATTGCTCGTGACAAGACTATTGGAAAAGATTACCTCCTGTGTGACTACAATAGAGATGGCGACTCCTATAG ATCACCATGGAGCAACACCTACGACCCTCCCGTTGATGATGGCACCATGCCTTCAGAGCGGTTACGTCGCCTGGAAGTGGAAGCCAACGGCGCCTTCGACCAATACCGTGAGATGTACTTTGAGGGAGGTGTGTCGTCTGTGTACCTGTGGGATCTCGACCATGGCTTTGCAGGTGTCATTCTCATCAAGAAAGCAGGTGATGGGTCCAAGAGGATCAAAGGCTGCTGGGATTCCATTCACGTCATAGAAGTGCAG GAGAAGTCCAGCGGTAAGAGTGCCCACTACAAACTGACCAGCACTGTGATGTTGTGGCTACAGACCAGCAGGGAGGGGTCAGGCACTATGAACCTGGGAGGTAGTTTGACAAGACAG GTTGAGCAAGACGCCTCTGTGAATGATGCCACTCCTCACATAGTCAACATTGGACGTATGGTTGAG GAGATGGAGAACAAGATTCGCAACACGCTGAATGAGATTTACTTCGGCAAAACCAGAGACATTGTGAACGGCCTGCGGTCAATGACCCCCATGGAGAACCAAATCAAGCAGGAAGCCCTGCGCAACGACCTGGTGGCAGCGTTGTCACGACGACCACAGGCCCAGTGA